Proteins encoded together in one Kutzneria kofuensis window:
- a CDS encoding right-handed parallel beta-helix repeat-containing protein, with product MAHDVIMVTQTAAPGHRSITDAVEAARDGSVIIVSAGQYYENLVLTKAVTVAAEDGPGTVRVVAPSGPTVVLAADSAALSGLTVEAQDEESPAVVVASGQLGLTECRVTASGWSAVYALDRGAVLMRGCDVWNPAGAGIVVTSASGNIVDSCTVHDVGTSGVVVAEHGELVMRACSVRDAGGNGICLNGHGRLTATDTTVTATAKPAVAIEQHAGATATRLTVSDVPGIGVYLASSGSILLEDGSVTGSGAEGVLTTESCAPVLRRFRVNRAREHGFLFSGRAAGSAEECEASDIAGAGVSVRERSTTEFTRMTVSTCTASAVSLDGAADPFFRRLRVVGCDGAAVEVADNSRGRFENVEVDRCGRSAFVVSGGARTEVTGLSARGAGAAGVLVEQAAVALTDCDIAEVGGDGLHFGAGAEVSVTRCRVRESKASGCHVAEGASATVEESEFAANVGDGIHVLSQDMVRLVACTVRDNGGSGLRQARPSANLTVDDLRSGTNGVRDAYGSAAAASAVAEAPRPAEQLSFAGRPPGDPLSEMNSLVGLDGVKREVNSLVNLNLMAKRRQEAGLSAPPMARHLVFAGAPGTGKTTVARLYGAVLADLGVLRSGHLVEVARADLVAQIIGGTAIKTTEVFTSAMGGVLFIDEAYTLSMGQGGTGPDFGREAIDTLLKLMEDHREDVVVIAAGYSLQMRDFLQANPGLESRFSRTIEFENYTPDELVTIVRMHCKRHDYRIEDAAADVLRDYFERIPKDGTFGNGRTARKVFEVMADRQASRLTTAGTVATAELTLLTAEDFDESMV from the coding sequence GTGGCGCACGACGTGATCATGGTGACGCAGACCGCCGCGCCGGGGCACCGCTCCATCACGGACGCGGTCGAGGCGGCCCGCGACGGCTCGGTGATCATCGTGAGCGCCGGCCAGTACTACGAGAACCTGGTGCTGACCAAGGCCGTCACGGTCGCCGCGGAGGACGGCCCCGGCACCGTCCGGGTGGTGGCGCCGTCGGGGCCCACCGTGGTGCTCGCCGCCGACTCCGCGGCCCTGTCCGGGCTGACCGTCGAGGCGCAGGACGAGGAGAGCCCCGCGGTCGTGGTGGCCTCGGGCCAGCTCGGCCTCACCGAGTGCCGGGTCACGGCATCCGGGTGGTCGGCGGTGTACGCGCTGGACCGGGGGGCGGTGCTGATGCGCGGCTGCGACGTGTGGAACCCCGCCGGCGCCGGGATCGTGGTCACCTCCGCCTCGGGCAACATCGTCGACTCCTGCACGGTGCACGACGTGGGCACCTCCGGCGTCGTGGTCGCCGAGCACGGCGAGCTGGTGATGCGCGCGTGCTCGGTGCGCGACGCCGGCGGCAACGGCATCTGCCTGAACGGACACGGGCGGCTGACCGCCACCGACACCACGGTGACCGCGACGGCCAAGCCGGCGGTCGCGATCGAGCAGCACGCCGGCGCCACGGCCACCCGGCTGACCGTCTCCGACGTGCCCGGGATCGGCGTGTACCTCGCGTCCTCCGGCAGCATCCTGCTGGAGGACGGGTCGGTGACCGGTTCGGGCGCCGAGGGTGTGCTCACCACCGAGTCGTGCGCGCCGGTGCTGCGCCGGTTCCGGGTCAACCGGGCCCGCGAGCACGGGTTCCTGTTCAGCGGCCGGGCCGCGGGCAGCGCCGAGGAGTGCGAGGCCAGCGACATCGCGGGCGCCGGCGTGAGCGTCCGGGAACGCAGCACCACCGAGTTCACGCGGATGACCGTGTCGACGTGCACGGCGAGCGCGGTCAGCCTGGACGGCGCCGCGGACCCCTTCTTCCGCCGGCTGCGCGTGGTCGGCTGCGACGGCGCCGCTGTCGAGGTGGCGGACAACTCGCGGGGCCGCTTCGAGAACGTCGAAGTCGACCGATGTGGCCGCAGCGCGTTCGTGGTCAGCGGCGGCGCGCGCACGGAGGTGACGGGTCTGAGCGCACGCGGCGCCGGCGCGGCCGGGGTGCTGGTCGAGCAGGCGGCCGTCGCGTTGACCGACTGCGACATCGCCGAGGTCGGCGGGGACGGGCTGCACTTCGGCGCCGGCGCGGAGGTATCGGTGACCCGGTGCCGGGTGCGCGAGAGCAAGGCCAGCGGGTGCCACGTCGCCGAGGGGGCCAGCGCGACGGTGGAGGAGTCGGAGTTCGCGGCCAACGTCGGCGACGGCATCCACGTGCTCAGCCAGGACATGGTCCGGCTGGTGGCGTGCACGGTGCGCGACAACGGCGGATCCGGCCTGCGGCAGGCGCGGCCGAGCGCCAACCTGACCGTCGACGACCTGCGCAGCGGCACCAACGGGGTGCGCGATGCCTACGGGTCGGCCGCCGCCGCGTCCGCGGTGGCCGAGGCCCCGCGGCCGGCCGAGCAGCTGTCGTTCGCCGGACGTCCGCCGGGCGATCCGCTCAGTGAGATGAACTCGTTGGTGGGCCTGGATGGCGTCAAGCGCGAGGTCAACTCGCTGGTCAACCTGAACCTGATGGCCAAGCGCCGGCAGGAGGCGGGGCTGTCGGCCCCGCCGATGGCCCGCCACCTGGTGTTCGCCGGTGCGCCCGGCACCGGCAAGACCACGGTCGCGCGCCTGTACGGCGCTGTCCTGGCCGATCTGGGGGTGCTGCGGTCGGGGCACCTGGTCGAGGTGGCCCGGGCGGACCTCGTGGCGCAGATCATCGGCGGCACCGCCATCAAGACGACCGAGGTGTTCACCAGCGCGATGGGCGGTGTGTTGTTCATCGACGAGGCGTACACGCTGAGCATGGGGCAGGGCGGCACCGGGCCCGACTTCGGCCGCGAGGCCATCGACACCCTGCTGAAGCTGATGGAGGACCACCGCGAGGACGTGGTGGTGATCGCCGCCGGGTACTCCCTGCAGATGCGGGACTTCCTCCAGGCCAATCCCGGCCTGGAGTCGCGGTTCAGCCGGACGATCGAGTTCGAGAACTACACGCCCGACGAACTGGTGACGATCGTCCGCATGCACTGCAAGCGGCACGACTACCGTATCGAGGACGCCGCGGCGGACGTGCTGCGCGACTATTTCGAGCGAATTCCCAAGGACGGTACGTTCGGCAACGGACGCACCGCGCGCAAGGTGTTCGAGGTGATGGCCGACCGGCAGGCCTCGCGGCTGACCACGGCCGGTACGGTGGCCACGGCGGAGCTCACGCTGCTGACCGCCGAGGATTTCGACGAGTCGATGGTCTGA
- a CDS encoding PucR family transcriptional regulator, producing the protein MTVLDDRPGPRWPRPVTVLDELTELADRLSKGVLPVEARPAARVLYGEAIRIYARVLDGEPGVGPDQRARVRAAGRALVAAGGSPDTAADHLGRVLSHLVEVAVAEQRPQRLSTVVSVGNLVLRDLLTGARDAGPERGSRPRWEVVQRLVAGEVPPGAEHELAAGYDIVLLRPSEDVPRPRLAELLDEFEGLGVLGAPVDASVVLLIPATLDYSPQRAVEHWAARLGASPWCATAHRSRDRIASGYEEAADILTLAVASGRPPGVFRLDDFLIEYAVLRQSAVTDSLFAIVKPVLANDMLRETLSVLIESDFNRNAAAQALYIHRSTLDYRIHRIEEATGYSPMSGRGAQVLTVAMTASAVADVVRRREVPASPTRDAVAGQGFAYGKRCSQ; encoded by the coding sequence ATGACGGTGCTAGACGACCGACCTGGCCCGCGGTGGCCGCGCCCGGTGACGGTGCTGGACGAGCTGACCGAACTCGCCGACCGGCTGAGCAAGGGCGTCCTGCCCGTCGAGGCCCGGCCGGCGGCTCGGGTCCTCTACGGCGAGGCGATCCGGATCTACGCGCGGGTCCTCGACGGGGAGCCGGGGGTCGGCCCGGACCAGCGGGCCCGGGTGCGTGCGGCCGGCCGGGCGCTGGTGGCCGCCGGTGGCTCCCCGGACACGGCGGCCGACCATCTCGGCCGGGTGCTGTCGCACCTGGTGGAGGTCGCGGTCGCGGAGCAGCGGCCGCAGCGTCTGTCCACTGTGGTCAGCGTCGGGAACCTCGTGTTGCGCGACCTGCTGACCGGGGCGCGGGACGCCGGTCCGGAGCGGGGGAGCCGACCGCGGTGGGAGGTCGTCCAGCGGTTGGTCGCCGGCGAGGTCCCGCCCGGCGCCGAGCACGAGCTTGCCGCCGGCTACGACATCGTCCTGCTGCGGCCGTCCGAGGACGTGCCCCGACCGCGGCTGGCCGAACTGCTCGACGAGTTCGAAGGCCTCGGCGTGCTCGGCGCGCCAGTGGACGCGAGTGTCGTGCTGCTCATTCCGGCCACCCTCGACTACTCGCCCCAGCGGGCGGTCGAGCACTGGGCGGCCCGACTGGGCGCGAGCCCGTGGTGCGCGACGGCGCACCGGTCCCGAGACCGGATCGCCTCCGGGTACGAGGAGGCGGCCGACATCCTGACGCTGGCGGTGGCGTCGGGTCGCCCGCCGGGCGTGTTCCGCCTCGACGACTTCCTGATCGAGTACGCCGTGCTGCGCCAGTCCGCGGTCACCGACAGCCTGTTCGCGATCGTCAAGCCGGTGCTGGCCAACGACATGTTGCGCGAGACGCTGTCAGTGCTGATCGAGTCGGACTTCAACCGCAACGCCGCGGCGCAGGCCCTGTACATCCATCGGTCCACTTTGGACTATCGGATCCACCGCATCGAGGAGGCCACCGGCTACAGCCCGATGAGCGGCCGGGGCGCCCAGGTGCTCACCGTGGCGATGACCGCGAGCGCGGTCGCGGACGTCGTGCGCAGGCGCGAAGTCCCCGCCTCACCGACGCGTGATGCCGTAGCCGGTCAGGGTTTCGCGTACGGCAAGCGCTGTAGCCAGTAG
- a CDS encoding helix-turn-helix domain-containing protein has protein sequence MTSGADVFVVVAARTCHEAAGADPLGGLAHRLGSVRRTADGALVLPAEDKPHGVRRCGEAFAMLPDRVRSGTWLGVAWSGRDVASAEEEARHVAALALFTGKAAGVHRVEDVLVEYAAARNPAVAHRLSAMAGRLVGDLTLHATLRAVISADGDLARASADLGVDRGVLDHRLRRIEQLSGHRPTNPRGLGLLATALAVRETLTGYGITRR, from the coding sequence ATGACATCAGGTGCGGACGTGTTTGTGGTCGTGGCGGCGCGCACATGTCACGAGGCGGCCGGCGCCGACCCGCTCGGCGGGCTTGCGCACCGGCTGGGGTCGGTGCGGCGGACGGCCGACGGGGCGCTGGTGCTGCCGGCGGAGGACAAGCCGCACGGCGTGCGACGGTGCGGCGAGGCGTTCGCCATGCTGCCGGATCGCGTGCGATCAGGGACGTGGCTCGGTGTGGCGTGGTCGGGGCGGGACGTGGCATCGGCCGAGGAGGAGGCCCGCCATGTCGCGGCACTCGCCCTGTTCACCGGCAAGGCCGCGGGCGTGCATCGCGTGGAGGACGTGCTCGTCGAGTACGCCGCCGCGAGGAACCCGGCGGTTGCCCACCGGCTGTCGGCGATGGCCGGGCGGTTGGTCGGCGACCTGACCCTGCACGCCACGTTGCGCGCGGTGATCTCGGCCGACGGGGACCTGGCCAGGGCGTCGGCCGATCTCGGGGTCGACCGCGGCGTCCTGGACCACCGGCTGCGGCGGATCGAACAGCTCAGCGGACACCGACCGACCAACCCGCGCGGACTCGGCCTACTGGCTACAGCGCTTGCCGTACGCGAAACCCTGACCGGCTACGGCATCACGCGTCGGTGA
- a CDS encoding helix-turn-helix domain-containing protein, which produces MSVQGKTPVNGLHATVWCRVLRELDRLPAAQRAKAADMVRLSIGLLCSDGARGMGDEWDARKVAAVRTMGHSWAIEQWPLDQLLELQGKVCEEAVAARAEVPGASTERLRALAEASNRFMRELLHGFQEVQPAGSHRRPSHDEAAAALLRGEVDAADGRFARAYAVMAFRTVASPAARRTVMGKLGADVLSAVCAQGGYVLVPAEDENAGFERCTGLHALLPEHSWAGVSWQQVDRVPAGRIEAVDVVAAALAARRRPGCYLLGDVPVEYAVLTHPSVAGLLAAKIEPVTRIPVLLATLRALLAADGNRSRAATDLMIHRSTLDYRLRRIEQLTGHDPTSARRLQVLGTALTAYEAAARPLPPLPLPLPDGD; this is translated from the coding sequence ATGTCCGTGCAGGGGAAAACGCCGGTGAACGGCCTCCACGCCACTGTCTGGTGCCGTGTGCTCCGCGAACTCGACCGGCTCCCCGCCGCCCAGCGCGCCAAGGCAGCGGACATGGTGCGGCTGTCCATCGGACTGCTTTGCTCGGACGGTGCTCGCGGGATGGGCGACGAATGGGACGCTCGGAAGGTCGCCGCCGTCCGCACGATGGGTCACAGTTGGGCGATCGAGCAGTGGCCGCTGGACCAACTGCTCGAACTGCAGGGCAAGGTGTGCGAGGAAGCCGTCGCGGCCCGTGCCGAGGTGCCCGGCGCGTCGACCGAGCGGCTCAGGGCGCTCGCCGAGGCGAGCAACCGGTTCATGCGTGAACTGCTGCACGGCTTCCAGGAGGTGCAGCCCGCCGGGTCGCACCGGCGGCCGTCGCACGACGAGGCTGCGGCGGCGCTGCTGCGGGGAGAGGTCGACGCCGCGGACGGCCGGTTCGCCCGCGCGTACGCGGTGATGGCGTTCCGCACGGTCGCGTCGCCGGCGGCACGGCGCACCGTGATGGGCAAACTCGGGGCGGACGTGCTCTCCGCCGTGTGTGCCCAGGGCGGCTACGTTCTCGTGCCCGCCGAGGACGAGAACGCCGGGTTCGAACGATGCACGGGCCTGCACGCCCTGTTGCCCGAGCACAGTTGGGCCGGCGTCTCCTGGCAGCAGGTCGATCGGGTGCCCGCAGGCCGGATCGAGGCGGTCGACGTCGTGGCCGCCGCCCTGGCCGCCCGGCGCAGACCCGGCTGCTACCTGCTGGGCGACGTGCCCGTGGAGTACGCGGTGCTCACCCACCCGTCGGTGGCGGGACTGCTCGCCGCGAAGATCGAGCCCGTCACCCGCATCCCGGTGCTGCTCGCCACGCTGCGGGCGCTGCTGGCCGCCGACGGCAACAGGTCCCGCGCGGCCACCGACCTGATGATCCACCGCAGCACGCTCGACTACCGGCTGCGCCGCATCGAGCAACTCACCGGTCACGACCCGACTTCCGCGCGCAGGCTGCAGGTGCTCGGCACCGCGCTCACCGCGTACGAGGCGGCGGCGCGACCCCTGCCGCCGCTGCCGTTGCCGCTGCCCGACGGCGACTGA
- a CDS encoding LacI family DNA-binding transcriptional regulator, translating to MPTIRDVARRAQVSTATASRALRGLPSVTATTRARVEHAAAELDYVAPFNAASLASGRTNSVGIVVPYVARWFFGTVIAGAEAVLREAGLDLVVYGVADAPSRSRFFEQMPLRRRVDAVLVLCLPLTDREADALRRLRVPVVLVGAAVPGFSSVRIDDLSAAAEAVRLLVHLGHRRIGLIGEADPAPHGFTTPALRRFGYLRALAEAGIEPGPGWQVAGGFTAGGGEAAMARLLAGPGQPTAVFAMSDEMAFGALRALRRNGVAVPEEVSLVGFDDHELAAALDLTTVAQPVAAQGARAAELLLDELRHQRPPTEVVFPTTLVRRATTGPHRGA from the coding sequence ATGCCCACGATCCGCGACGTCGCCCGGCGCGCACAGGTCTCCACGGCCACCGCCTCGCGGGCGCTGCGCGGCTTGCCCTCGGTCACCGCGACGACCAGGGCGCGGGTCGAGCACGCGGCCGCCGAGCTGGACTACGTCGCGCCGTTCAACGCCGCCAGCCTGGCGTCGGGCCGCACGAACTCGGTCGGGATCGTGGTCCCCTACGTGGCCCGGTGGTTCTTCGGCACCGTCATCGCCGGGGCCGAGGCGGTCCTGCGCGAGGCGGGGCTCGACCTGGTCGTGTACGGGGTCGCCGACGCCCCGAGCAGGTCCCGTTTCTTCGAACAGATGCCGTTGCGCCGGCGGGTGGACGCCGTCCTGGTGCTGTGCCTGCCCCTCACCGACCGCGAGGCCGACGCCCTGCGTCGCCTGCGGGTGCCCGTCGTGCTCGTCGGCGCGGCCGTGCCGGGCTTCTCCTCGGTACGCATCGACGACCTGTCCGCCGCGGCGGAAGCGGTGCGGCTGCTGGTCCACCTGGGACACCGCCGCATCGGGCTGATCGGCGAAGCCGATCCAGCCCCGCACGGTTTCACCACACCGGCGCTGCGCCGGTTCGGATACCTGCGGGCGCTCGCCGAAGCCGGGATCGAGCCCGGACCCGGCTGGCAGGTTGCCGGCGGTTTCACCGCGGGCGGTGGCGAGGCCGCCATGGCACGGCTGCTCGCCGGCCCGGGGCAGCCGACAGCGGTGTTCGCGATGTCCGACGAGATGGCCTTCGGCGCCTTGCGGGCGCTGCGCCGCAACGGGGTCGCGGTACCTGAGGAGGTCTCGCTGGTCGGCTTCGACGACCATGAGCTCGCCGCGGCGCTGGACCTCACCACGGTGGCGCAGCCGGTCGCGGCGCAGGGAGCACGGGCCGCCGAGCTCCTGCTGGACGAGCTGCGGCACCAGCGGCCGCCGACCGAGGTCGTCTTCCCCACCACGCTCGTGCGACGGGCGACAACCGGCCCACACCGCGGCGCGTGA
- a CDS encoding peptidoglycan-binding domain-containing protein, protein MQATILAIQFELGMSDDDATGAVGPLTRAGLRQHPLAVGSTGVWVNLFSTGMVLNGRASFTDTFGEDMACAVREFQSLSALPVSGRADLATWAQTMVSTGDPDRPGAACDCVTTITPERTTRRPDGPLWTGQNSRRPGALSQARLGAGEVAERPLRTPMPNAANGSRVPVGGA, encoded by the coding sequence GTGCAGGCCACGATCCTGGCCATCCAGTTCGAACTGGGCATGAGCGACGACGACGCGACCGGCGCGGTCGGTCCGCTCACCAGAGCGGGACTGCGTCAGCATCCCCTCGCCGTCGGATCGACCGGCGTGTGGGTGAACCTGTTCAGCACGGGCATGGTGCTCAACGGACGGGCGTCGTTCACGGACACCTTCGGCGAGGACATGGCCTGCGCGGTGCGGGAGTTCCAGAGCTTGTCGGCGCTGCCCGTCTCGGGGCGGGCCGACCTGGCCACGTGGGCGCAGACGATGGTGTCCACCGGCGACCCCGACCGACCCGGCGCCGCCTGCGACTGCGTCACCACGATCACCCCCGAACGGACAACACGGCGCCCTGACGGTCCTTTGTGGACTGGACAGAATTCGCGCAGACCCGGCGCGCTCAGCCAGGCACGGCTGGGTGCCGGCGAGGTCGCCGAACGTCCACTTCGGACGCCAATGCCGAACGCCGCCAACGGCAGTCGAGTTCCCGTCGGCGGTGCGTGA
- a CDS encoding SGNH/GDSL hydrolase family protein translates to MKLARRRLWLAAVTVLAVGATGGVAAAAPMKPPTGAGGDHWVATWTSMPQLTEASNMPPAPYTQGNQVMVDATLRQTIHVSVGGSRFRLHLNNIFGGAPLPITAASVATPTGGAAGVSGIQAGTAKTVTFGGQKSVTVAVGKETISDPLNVTVPSGSNLTVTLYLAQGQASSHITSHPGSRTTSYLTKGNHLTDTTLTGTTPVDHWYFLSGLDVWAPPHTGAAVMLGDSLTDGRGSTTNGNDRWPDDLFARLQKRGATADVAVVNEAAGGNAVLSGGLGPTAVSRFDRDVLGQSGVKWLIVFEGVNDLGGNGSPKTADGLIAAYQQFITKAHAAGIKVYGATITPFGGNSYDDPAGTHEAARQTVNSWIRTSNQFDAVADFDQVVRDPANPSHLRSSYDTGDHLHLNPAGYLALADALPYTLFTH, encoded by the coding sequence ATGAAGCTCGCTCGCAGAAGGCTCTGGCTCGCGGCGGTGACCGTCCTCGCCGTCGGCGCGACCGGTGGGGTCGCCGCCGCGGCGCCGATGAAACCGCCGACCGGTGCGGGCGGCGACCACTGGGTGGCGACCTGGACGTCGATGCCGCAGCTGACCGAGGCGTCCAACATGCCGCCCGCCCCGTACACGCAGGGCAACCAGGTCATGGTGGACGCCACGCTGCGCCAGACCATTCACGTCTCGGTCGGCGGTTCCCGGTTCCGGCTGCACCTGAACAACATCTTCGGAGGTGCGCCACTGCCGATCACCGCTGCGTCCGTGGCGACGCCGACCGGCGGCGCCGCCGGGGTGAGCGGAATCCAGGCCGGCACCGCCAAGACAGTCACCTTCGGCGGCCAGAAATCGGTCACCGTCGCGGTCGGCAAGGAAACGATCTCCGACCCGCTGAACGTCACCGTGCCGAGCGGATCCAACCTCACCGTGACGCTCTATCTCGCCCAAGGCCAGGCATCGAGCCACATCACCTCACACCCCGGCTCGCGCACCACCTCGTACCTGACCAAGGGCAACCACCTCACCGACACCACCCTGACCGGCACGACGCCGGTGGACCACTGGTACTTCCTCAGCGGCCTGGACGTGTGGGCGCCGCCGCACACCGGTGCGGCGGTGATGCTCGGCGACTCGCTGACCGACGGCCGCGGCTCCACCACCAACGGCAACGACCGCTGGCCCGACGACCTGTTCGCCCGGCTCCAGAAGCGCGGCGCCACCGCGGACGTCGCCGTCGTGAACGAAGCCGCGGGCGGCAACGCGGTGCTCAGCGGCGGACTCGGCCCCACCGCGGTGTCCCGCTTCGACCGCGACGTCCTCGGCCAGAGCGGCGTCAAATGGTTGATCGTCTTCGAGGGCGTCAACGATCTCGGCGGCAACGGCTCCCCCAAGACCGCCGACGGCCTCATCGCCGCGTACCAGCAATTCATCACCAAAGCCCACGCCGCCGGCATCAAGGTGTACGGCGCGACCATCACACCGTTCGGTGGCAACAGCTACGACGACCCGGCCGGAACCCACGAGGCCGCCCGCCAGACGGTCAACTCGTGGATCCGCACCAGCAACCAGTTCGACGCGGTGGCCGACTTCGACCAGGTCGTGCGAGACCCCGCCAACCCCAGCCACCTTCGGTCGAGCTACGACACCGGCGACCATCTGCACCTCAACCCGGCCGGGTACCTGGCTCTCGCCGATGCCCTGCCGTACACCCTGTTCACTCATTGA
- a CDS encoding glucuronyl esterase domain-containing protein has product MSYYDPYQVGKEGTPRNNKQGAFYSIYGSGSSTGLEMAWAWGVSRIIDVIAQSGGSILKADATGVTGCSRFGKGAFVAGAFDQRIALTMPIESGTAGVPIFRGVPGESGAQSLSSAYGEQPWLGDAFGSFTGDPTRLPVDTHEMVAMVAPRGLFVMENPHINHLAARSGSVAALGGAEVYKALGAGPDISYWSDVQNGTHCSVRPEWKAPLQQSLQAFLLKKGNPPGVFRISSLKAGNLPSWRDWTTPVLTGGPTTSGG; this is encoded by the coding sequence TTGTCGTACTACGACCCGTACCAGGTGGGCAAGGAAGGCACGCCCCGCAACAACAAGCAGGGCGCGTTCTACAGCATCTACGGCTCCGGCAGCAGCACCGGGCTGGAGATGGCCTGGGCGTGGGGCGTGAGCCGGATCATCGATGTCATCGCCCAGTCCGGCGGCAGCATCCTGAAGGCCGACGCGACCGGCGTGACCGGATGCTCGCGGTTCGGCAAGGGCGCGTTCGTCGCCGGCGCGTTCGACCAGCGCATCGCGCTGACGATGCCGATCGAGTCGGGCACCGCCGGCGTGCCGATCTTCCGCGGGGTCCCCGGTGAGTCCGGCGCCCAGTCGTTGAGCAGCGCCTACGGCGAGCAGCCGTGGCTCGGTGACGCGTTCGGCTCCTTCACCGGCGACCCGACCCGGCTGCCGGTCGACACTCACGAGATGGTCGCCATGGTCGCCCCGCGTGGGTTGTTCGTCATGGAGAACCCGCACATCAACCATCTGGCGGCCCGGTCCGGCAGCGTGGCCGCTCTGGGCGGCGCCGAGGTGTACAAGGCGCTCGGCGCCGGACCCGACATCAGCTACTGGTCGGACGTGCAGAACGGTACGCACTGCTCGGTCCGGCCGGAGTGGAAGGCGCCGCTGCAGCAGAGCCTGCAGGCGTTCCTGCTGAAGAAGGGCAACCCTCCCGGCGTGTTTCGCATCTCCAGCCTGAAGGCCGGCAACCTGCCGAGCTGGCGGGACTGGACCACCCCCGTCCTGACCGGTGGCCCGACGACGTCCGGTGGCTAG
- a CDS encoding IS701 family transposase encodes MVADWSASFEAFLGRFAGRFPRVESRRRMRWYVKGLLAEIERKNGWTLAEAAGDAGPEGMQRLLNFYAWDTDGLRDDVRAAVVERIGDGEQGVLIVDETGFLKKGAHSAGVARQYSGTAGRIENSQIGVFLAYASPRGRALIDRELYLPKDWTDDRDRCRAAGIDDEVEFATKQVLARRMIERALATEVPFGWVTADELYGQDTKFRLWLETVDVPHVVAVPKSAMVVSMHLAKVRVARMIADVADADWQRLSCGDGVRGPRVSDWTAVEIRPLRRRGWGHWLLARRSVSDPTDIAYYVCFGPADTSLAELVRVAGSRWAIEECFQTAKNETGLDHYQARGYQAWYRHVTLSMTALAFLVITRPTVEKGAPLLAMVRP; translated from the coding sequence ATGGTGGCGGACTGGTCGGCGAGCTTCGAGGCGTTTCTGGGCCGGTTCGCCGGCAGGTTCCCCCGAGTGGAGTCGCGGCGCCGGATGCGCTGGTATGTCAAGGGATTGCTCGCCGAGATCGAGCGGAAGAACGGGTGGACGCTGGCCGAGGCCGCCGGGGATGCGGGGCCGGAAGGCATGCAGCGGTTGCTGAACTTCTACGCGTGGGACACCGATGGCTTGCGTGACGACGTGCGTGCCGCGGTTGTGGAACGCATCGGTGACGGTGAGCAGGGGGTGCTCATCGTCGACGAGACCGGCTTTCTGAAGAAGGGTGCCCACTCCGCAGGAGTCGCACGGCAGTACTCGGGCACTGCCGGCCGGATCGAGAACTCGCAGATCGGGGTATTTCTGGCGTATGCCTCACCACGCGGTCGTGCGCTGATTGATCGGGAGTTGTATCTGCCCAAGGACTGGACCGATGATCGTGACCGGTGCCGGGCGGCTGGCATTGATGACGAGGTGGAGTTCGCGACCAAACAGGTGCTGGCCCGCCGGATGATCGAGCGTGCGCTCGCGACGGAGGTGCCGTTCGGATGGGTGACCGCCGACGAGTTGTACGGGCAGGACACGAAGTTCCGGCTGTGGTTGGAGACCGTGGACGTCCCGCATGTGGTGGCGGTGCCCAAGTCGGCGATGGTGGTGTCGATGCACTTGGCCAAGGTCCGGGTTGCGCGGATGATTGCGGACGTCGCGGACGCAGATTGGCAGCGGCTCAGCTGCGGGGACGGAGTTCGTGGCCCTCGGGTGTCGGACTGGACGGCGGTGGAGATCCGGCCGTTGCGCCGGCGGGGTTGGGGGCACTGGCTGCTGGCTCGGCGTTCGGTCAGCGATCCGACCGACATCGCCTACTACGTGTGTTTCGGGCCTGCCGATACCAGCTTGGCGGAGCTGGTTCGTGTCGCGGGCAGCCGCTGGGCGATCGAGGAGTGTTTCCAGACGGCGAAGAACGAGACCGGTCTGGATCACTACCAGGCGCGGGGTTACCAGGCGTGGTACCGGCACGTCACGCTGTCGATGACGGCGTTGGCGTTCCTGGTGATCACACGGCCAACCGTTGAAAAGGGGGCTCCGTTGCTGGCGATGGTCAGACCGTGA
- a CDS encoding glucuronyl esterase domain-containing protein has translation MIRSPGRGRFAPVAAACLLGAATLMVSEATVAVAGPSTANATLTAGVEDEGADCPVSLPGSPTANPKLPDPFKRIDGGRIATRSDWRCRREEISKLAQRYVYGTKPAKPAAVTGTVTRTSITVNVSDGGKSSSFSASVSLPSGTGPFPAVLVYGGLGADTATIHAAGVATINYYDNDRS, from the coding sequence ATGATCCGTTCCCCCGGACGTGGCCGGTTCGCTCCGGTCGCCGCGGCATGTCTGCTCGGCGCGGCGACACTGATGGTTTCCGAGGCCACCGTGGCGGTAGCGGGACCTTCGACCGCGAACGCCACCCTGACTGCGGGCGTCGAGGACGAGGGCGCCGACTGCCCGGTGTCGCTGCCCGGCTCCCCGACCGCGAATCCGAAGCTGCCCGATCCGTTCAAGCGGATCGACGGCGGCCGGATCGCCACGAGGTCGGACTGGCGGTGCCGGCGGGAGGAGATCAGCAAGCTGGCGCAGCGCTATGTCTACGGCACCAAGCCGGCCAAGCCGGCCGCCGTGACCGGGACCGTGACGCGGACAAGCATCACGGTCAACGTGTCGGACGGCGGCAAGAGCTCAAGCTTCTCGGCGAGTGTCAGCCTGCCCAGCGGCACCGGGCCGTTCCCGGCGGTGCTGGTGTACGGCGGCCTGGGGGCGGACACGGCCACCATTCACGCCGCCGGTGTCGCGACCATCAACTACTACGACAACGACAGGTCGTGA